From a single Chitinophaga sp. Cy-1792 genomic region:
- a CDS encoding DUF4157 domain-containing protein produces the protein MEKIKATIRVDSRLAAVAAKRMKSERLAMVVGTTIHLHGTTREEFLSDIHWVRHEACHLHQYREFGTFRFLYFYIVEWIRKGYYNNHFEVAARAAERDPGVLRDVEIL, from the coding sequence GTGGAAAAAATAAAGGCAACGATCCGGGTAGACTCCCGGCTGGCCGCAGTGGCTGCAAAAAGGATGAAGTCTGAGCGCCTTGCAATGGTAGTAGGAACAACTATTCATTTACATGGTACCACCAGGGAAGAATTCCTGTCAGATATCCATTGGGTACGACATGAAGCCTGCCACCTGCATCAATACCGTGAATTCGGCACTTTTCGCTTCCTGTATTTTTATATTGTAGAATGGATCCGGAAAGGGTACTATAATAATCACTTTGAAGTGGCCGCCAGGGCTGCAGAACGGGATCCCGGTGTACTGCGGGACGTGGAAATTCTCTAA
- a CDS encoding YceI family protein produces MKRFLMLALCMALSIIGYSQDIVTAKGATISFYSSAPLEDIEAKSTQAVSAINIKTRAINFQVPITSFEFEESLMQEHFNSEYMESGKYPNSVFNGKITDNVDLSKDGTYNVTVTGTLNLHGVSKAYTVKATIVAQGGALKANAKFNVRLADHNIKIPTIIVKNIAEVVAVTVNGTYMAMGK; encoded by the coding sequence ATGAAACGCTTCCTGATGCTGGCCCTATGTATGGCATTAAGTATTATCGGATATTCTCAGGATATTGTTACTGCCAAAGGAGCCACGATCTCCTTTTACTCATCCGCACCCTTGGAGGATATTGAAGCCAAAAGTACCCAGGCTGTATCTGCTATAAACATCAAAACAAGAGCGATTAACTTCCAGGTACCTATTACTTCCTTTGAGTTTGAAGAAAGCCTGATGCAGGAGCACTTTAATTCGGAATATATGGAAAGTGGAAAATACCCTAATTCGGTGTTTAACGGGAAAATCACGGATAACGTCGACCTGAGTAAGGATGGTACCTATAATGTAACTGTAACCGGTACGCTTAATCTGCATGGGGTTAGTAAAGCCTATACCGTAAAAGCTACGATCGTAGCCCAGGGCGGTGCGCTCAAAGCTAACGCCAAATTCAATGTGCGACTGGCAGACCATAATATTAAGATCCCAACCATCATTGTAAAGAACATTGCGGAAGTAGTAGCTGTTACTGTCAATGGTACTTACATGGCAATGGGTAAATAG
- the murF gene encoding UDP-N-acetylmuramoyl-tripeptide--D-alanyl-D-alanine ligase, translating into MNIDQLYNIYLQYPSIQTDTRKLKAGDIYFSLKGANFNGNEFAAKALEAGAAFAVVDEEKYFTNTDKMMLVDDALEALQQLALKHRQQLGIPFLAITGTNGKTTTKELVNAALSSNYKTYATVGNLNNHIGVPLTILSIKSDVEIAVIEMGANHQHEIEAYCKIALPTHGIITNIGKAHLEGFGGVEGVKKAKGELYDYLRAHNGTVFVCNEYDYLEEMSKGIPHIVTYGRKAADYTGNPLAEKAFLEVQVTGDSQVGLIQTQLVGAYNFPNVMAAVAVASHFKVPQQKIAPAIAAYVPSNNRSQVMKQDSNTIIMDAYNANPSSMKAALENFAGLDAPKKVLMLGAMMELGEDSVKEHKALVELLERQHWDAVVLVGGDFKKVNHPYIYLNDALEARDWLAQQHFTNTYILVKGSRSTGMERVIS; encoded by the coding sequence GTGAATATTGATCAACTCTATAACATCTACCTCCAATACCCGTCTATCCAAACAGACACCCGTAAACTGAAAGCCGGCGATATCTATTTCTCGCTGAAAGGCGCCAACTTCAACGGGAATGAATTTGCAGCCAAAGCTCTTGAAGCAGGAGCAGCCTTTGCTGTGGTAGATGAAGAAAAATATTTTACCAATACCGATAAGATGATGCTGGTGGATGATGCACTGGAAGCCTTACAGCAACTGGCGCTGAAGCATCGTCAGCAGCTGGGCATTCCTTTCCTCGCCATAACAGGCACCAATGGTAAAACTACTACTAAGGAACTGGTTAATGCCGCTTTATCTTCCAACTATAAAACCTACGCCACCGTTGGCAACCTGAATAATCACATCGGTGTTCCGCTGACGATCCTCAGTATTAAGTCTGATGTAGAAATTGCCGTTATTGAAATGGGTGCCAACCATCAGCACGAAATTGAAGCCTATTGCAAAATAGCGCTGCCTACGCATGGTATCATTACCAATATCGGTAAGGCCCACCTGGAAGGATTCGGCGGTGTGGAAGGCGTAAAGAAAGCCAAAGGAGAGCTATACGATTACCTGCGTGCACATAATGGCACCGTGTTCGTATGCAATGAGTATGATTACCTGGAAGAGATGAGCAAAGGTATCCCACATATTGTGACCTATGGCCGCAAAGCAGCAGATTATACCGGCAATCCCCTTGCTGAAAAAGCATTCCTGGAAGTACAAGTTACCGGCGACAGCCAGGTTGGACTCATACAGACCCAACTGGTAGGCGCTTATAATTTCCCGAATGTTATGGCTGCGGTAGCCGTTGCCAGTCATTTTAAGGTACCACAACAGAAAATTGCACCGGCCATTGCTGCGTATGTTCCTTCCAACAACCGCTCACAGGTAATGAAGCAGGATAGCAATACCATCATTATGGACGCTTACAATGCGAACCCATCGAGTATGAAAGCAGCGCTGGAAAACTTTGCCGGATTGGATGCCCCTAAAAAGGTACTGATGCTGGGCGCCATGATGGAGCTGGGAGAAGATAGCGTTAAAGAACACAAAGCATTGGTAGAACTCCTGGAACGCCAGCACTGGGACGCAGTTGTTTTAGTAGGTGGCGATTTCAAAAAAGTAAACCATCCATATATCTATTTAAATGATGCATTGGAGGCCAGGGACTGGCTGGCACAACAGCATTTCACCAATACCTACATCCTCGTAAAAGGCTCCAGAAGCACTGGTATGGAGCGTGTTATCTCATAA
- the apaG gene encoding Co2+/Mg2+ efflux protein ApaG → MVKKVTEGITISVETFYQPDYSNPIGSEFMFAYRITIENNNTFPIKLLRRHWYIIDSNGNHREVEGEGVVGVQPLLAPGETYQYVSGSNLRTEIGKMYGTYQMENQLDKKLFDVKIPEFQMIVPFKLN, encoded by the coding sequence ATGGTAAAGAAGGTAACAGAAGGAATCACAATCAGCGTGGAAACATTCTACCAACCGGATTATTCAAATCCTATTGGCAGCGAATTTATGTTCGCCTACCGTATTACTATTGAAAACAACAATACTTTCCCTATCAAGCTGCTCCGTCGCCACTGGTACATCATCGATTCCAATGGTAACCACCGCGAAGTGGAAGGTGAAGGCGTAGTAGGGGTACAACCATTACTGGCTCCCGGCGAAACTTATCAGTACGTCTCGGGATCGAACCTCCGCACCGAAATCGGCAAAATGTACGGCACCTACCAGATGGAAAACCAGCTGGATAAAAAGCTGTTCGACGTGAAGATTCCGGAATTCCAGATGATTGTACCATTTAAGCTGAACTAG